In one Phyllostomus discolor isolate MPI-MPIP mPhyDis1 chromosome 8, mPhyDis1.pri.v3, whole genome shotgun sequence genomic region, the following are encoded:
- the PTRH2 gene encoding peptidyl-tRNA hydrolase 2, mitochondrial, with translation MLSKSLVMDYLAHPGTLSLAAGIACGMCLGWGLRVHFGTVPKSSVNETDTETNTEASILGESGEYKMILVVRNDLKMGKGKVAAQCSHAAVSAYKKIQRRNPELLRQWEYCGQPKVVVKAPDEETLIALLTHAKMLGLTVSLIQDAGRTQIAPGSQTVLGIGPGPADLIDKVTGHLKLY, from the coding sequence aTGCTCTCCAAATCCTTGGTTATGGACTATCTGGCTCATCCTGGTACACTCAGCTTGGCTGCCGGAATAGCATgtggcatgtgcctgggctggggcctccGAGTACACTTTGGGACGGTCCCCAAAAGCTCAGTGaatgagacagacacagagaccaaCACTGAAGCAAGCATCTTAGGAGAGAGTGGGGAGTACAAAATGATTCTTGTGGTTCGAAATGACTTAAAGATGGGAAAAGGGAAAGTGGCTGCTCAGTGCTCTCATGCTGCCGTTTCTGCCTACAAGAAAATTCAAAGGAGAAACCCCGAATTGCTCAGACAGTGGGAATACTGTGGCCAGCCCAAAGTGGTGGTCAAAGCCCCTGATGAAGAAACTCTGATTGCCTTGTTGACCCACGCGAAGATGCTGGGACTGACTGTAAGTTTAATCCAAGATGCTGGACGTACTCAGATTGCACCCGGCTCTCAAACTGTCCTAGGAATTGGGCCAGGACCAGCAGATCTAATTGACAAAGTCACTGGTCACCTAAAACTTTACTAG